The proteins below come from a single bacterium genomic window:
- a CDS encoding LptA/OstA family protein — protein sequence MTRGKKSLGMALLLLLLPIAALAAEETGEAPSDGETRRIELGKPGEDYYLEADRVVGNFTEGIRTVRALGHVKLVQGPTEITADELYYYDREQIALLKGKVMVLDREKNARLEGRYLEYHRAGRYVILTEEPELFLVNRAGGDVHVTGKVMEYYLDEDRGVASGGVRIDQEELYAEGDRATYYGGENKIILEGDPIAWRGDDKAGGELMTMYLLDEEGGLEKIEIDGTARAVYHVAKEEDTADGEKGKLELAGDRIVLFYVGDEADRIVCTGNATALYLPDPASGEEGRIDSRAQEITIYLEEEVATQITLEGDAYALYQPDPGNPHPDRGRTEMQGSHMDLFMVDGELDRFVARGHAQGSYVPPERAEAPEPETPPVEETQTEE from the coding sequence ATGACACGCGGCAAAAAAAGCCTGGGCATGGCCCTTCTCCTGCTGCTCCTGCCTATCGCGGCCCTCGCGGCCGAGGAGACCGGGGAGGCGCCCTCCGACGGGGAGACCCGGCGCATCGAGCTCGGCAAGCCCGGCGAGGACTACTACCTGGAGGCCGACCGCGTGGTGGGGAACTTCACCGAGGGCATCCGCACCGTCCGCGCCCTGGGTCACGTGAAACTCGTCCAGGGACCGACGGAGATAACCGCCGACGAGCTCTACTACTACGACCGGGAGCAGATAGCCCTCCTCAAGGGCAAGGTCATGGTCCTGGATAGAGAGAAGAACGCCCGCCTCGAGGGGCGCTACCTGGAGTACCACCGCGCCGGCCGCTACGTGATTCTCACCGAGGAGCCGGAGCTCTTCCTGGTGAACCGCGCCGGGGGCGACGTCCACGTCACGGGCAAGGTAATGGAGTACTACCTGGACGAGGACCGGGGAGTGGCCTCGGGCGGGGTGCGAATAGACCAGGAGGAGCTCTACGCCGAGGGCGACCGGGCGACCTACTACGGCGGCGAGAACAAGATCATCCTGGAGGGCGACCCCATCGCCTGGCGGGGGGACGACAAGGCCGGCGGGGAGCTGATGACCATGTACCTCCTCGACGAGGAGGGCGGCCTGGAGAAGATAGAGATTGACGGCACCGCCCGCGCGGTGTACCACGTGGCCAAGGAAGAGGACACGGCGGACGGGGAGAAGGGGAAGCTTGAACTGGCCGGCGACCGTATCGTACTCTTCTACGTGGGCGACGAGGCCGACCGCATCGTCTGCACCGGGAACGCCACCGCCCTCTACCTGCCCGACCCGGCCTCGGGGGAGGAGGGGCGGATAGACTCCCGGGCCCAGGAGATAACCATCTACCTCGAGGAAGAGGTGGCGACCCAGATAACCCTCGAGGGTGACGCCTACGCCCTCTACCAGCCCGACCCCGGCAACCCGCACCCCGACCGGGGTCGCACCGAGATGCAGGGCTCGCACATGGACCTCTTCATGGTGGACGGCGAGCTGGACCGCTTCGTCGCCCGCGGGCACGCCCAGGGGAGCTACGTCCCCCCCGAGAGGGCCGAGGCCCCCGAACCGGAGACGCCGCCCGTCGAGGAAACGCAAACGGAGGAGTAG
- the lptB gene encoding LPS export ABC transporter ATP-binding protein, producing MVEKDARPAGKPEHNGSVLSTSGLDKIYRKRKVVNEATIRVRQGEVVGLLGPNGAGKTTTFYMITGLIRPDAGQVYLDGDEITHEPMYKRARMGIGYLAQEPSIFTKLTVRDNIYAILETLPLTHAERAGRLKELLAKLDLTPLADKKAYTLSGGERRRVEITRALVRQPRFMLLDEPFAGIDPIAVEGIQKIIEKLQEDGLGILVTDHNVRETLSITDRSYIMYEGQILIEGTSRELANDPEARRIYLGERFQM from the coding sequence GTGGTCGAAAAAGACGCCAGGCCCGCGGGAAAGCCGGAGCACAACGGGTCCGTCCTCTCCACCTCGGGGCTGGACAAAATCTACCGCAAGCGGAAGGTGGTCAACGAAGCCACCATCCGGGTGCGGCAGGGCGAGGTGGTGGGCCTTCTGGGCCCCAACGGCGCGGGGAAGACCACCACCTTTTACATGATAACGGGGCTCATCCGCCCCGACGCGGGCCAGGTTTACCTGGACGGCGATGAAATCACCCACGAGCCGATGTACAAGCGGGCGCGGATGGGCATCGGCTACCTGGCCCAGGAGCCCTCCATCTTCACCAAGCTCACCGTCCGGGACAACATCTACGCCATCCTGGAGACGCTGCCGCTGACGCACGCCGAGCGCGCCGGACGCCTCAAGGAGCTTTTGGCAAAGCTGGACCTCACGCCGCTGGCGGATAAAAAAGCCTACACGCTTTCCGGCGGCGAGAGGCGGCGGGTGGAAATCACGCGGGCTTTAGTCAGGCAGCCGAGGTTCATGCTCCTGGACGAGCCCTTCGCCGGTATAGACCCCATAGCCGTCGAGGGCATCCAGAAAATCATCGAGAAGCTCCAGGAGGACGGGCTCGGAATCCTGGTGACCGACCACAACGTGCGCGAGACGCTCTCCATAACTGACCGGTCGTACATCATGTACGAGGGGCAGATTTTAATCGAGGGTACGAGCCGGGAGTTGGCGAACGACCCCGAAGCCCGCCGGATCTACCTCGGCGAGCGTTTCCAGATGTAA
- a CDS encoding FAD-binding oxidoreductase — MVELPRAFLRGLRRIVGRKNLLQKPTDLFAHSYDATNRPVKPGLVVRVTERGQVPPILRLANEHGIPIVPRGAGTGFTGGSLTVRGGAVLLLDRLNRILGIDEKGREAVVEPGVVTEDLQRAVEKIGLFYPPDPASQDVSTLGGNFSENAGGPRGVRYGVTGDWVKSVLAALPDGTLVDTASDPALTQLLLAGEGTLGVALELRLHLAKNPPDTATVRALFTDTASACDAVTEILSSGLAPSKLEFMDAETLRCVSRYLGEPPPPRDSALLLVELDGSAGEVGESLPAVHGICERRGAVELSVAREAGEQENLWAMRRAGSPAIARLKPLKINEDVVVPRGALPRMVGTIEELRRKYGLLIPVFGHAGDGNLHVNVMCDPADSGEYARARKALDEILTAVLALGGTLSGEHGVGVSKQPFIGRELPEAVIALSRRVKRRLDPRNVLNPAKIFPSPEE, encoded by the coding sequence ATGGTCGAGCTGCCGCGCGCCTTCCTCCGCGGTCTGCGCCGCATCGTCGGCCGGAAAAATCTGCTCCAAAAACCCACCGACCTCTTCGCCCACTCCTACGACGCCACCAACCGGCCCGTGAAACCCGGGCTCGTCGTCCGCGTGACCGAGCGGGGCCAGGTCCCGCCGATTCTCAGGCTGGCGAACGAGCACGGGATTCCCATCGTCCCCCGGGGGGCGGGGACCGGCTTCACCGGCGGTAGCCTGACCGTCCGGGGCGGCGCGGTGCTGCTCCTGGACCGGCTGAACCGGATTCTCGGGATTGACGAAAAAGGGCGCGAGGCGGTGGTCGAGCCCGGCGTGGTGACGGAAGACCTCCAACGGGCGGTGGAAAAAATCGGGCTTTTCTACCCGCCGGACCCCGCCAGCCAGGACGTCTCGACCCTGGGCGGCAATTTCTCGGAGAACGCCGGGGGCCCCCGCGGCGTGCGCTACGGCGTCACCGGGGACTGGGTGAAGTCGGTCCTGGCGGCCCTGCCCGACGGGACGCTCGTGGATACGGCGTCCGACCCGGCGCTGACCCAACTCCTCCTGGCCGGCGAGGGAACGCTGGGCGTGGCGCTGGAGCTCCGGCTGCACCTGGCTAAAAATCCCCCGGACACGGCGACCGTCCGGGCGTTGTTCACCGATACGGCCTCCGCCTGCGACGCGGTGACCGAGATTCTCTCCTCGGGCCTCGCGCCGTCCAAACTTGAGTTCATGGACGCCGAAACCCTGCGGTGCGTCAGCCGCTACCTGGGTGAACCGCCGCCACCGAGGGATTCCGCCCTCCTCCTGGTCGAGCTGGACGGCTCCGCGGGGGAGGTCGGGGAATCCCTGCCCGCCGTCCACGGCATCTGCGAGCGCCGGGGGGCCGTAGAGCTGTCCGTGGCCCGGGAGGCCGGGGAGCAGGAAAATCTTTGGGCCATGCGCCGCGCCGGTTCGCCGGCCATCGCCCGCCTCAAGCCCCTGAAGATAAACGAGGACGTGGTCGTCCCCCGGGGCGCGCTCCCCCGGATGGTCGGGACCATCGAGGAGCTCAGGCGGAAGTACGGCCTTTTAATTCCCGTCTTCGGCCACGCCGGCGACGGCAACCTCCACGTGAACGTCATGTGCGACCCGGCGGACTCCGGCGAATACGCCCGGGCGCGGAAGGCCCTGGACGAGATCTTGACCGCCGTGTTAGCCTTGGGCGGTACGCTTTCCGGCGAGCACGGCGTCGGCGTGTCGAAGCAGCCCTTCATCGGGCGGGAGCTGCCCGAGGCGGTGATAGCGCTCTCCCGGCGCGTCAAGCGGCGCCTGGACCCCCGGAACGTCTTGAACCCCGCAAAAATTTTCCCCTCCCCCGAGGAGTGA
- a CDS encoding aminopeptidase, whose protein sequence is MTEKETYELPRKSCFDTQDAAWHAESFAFADRYRSFLNISKTERECVASFAKMAAEHGFVEHVPGESKKGAPGYLFVWKEKAVALYRSGKLPAARGLNIVIAHTDSPRLDLKVSPLIEEADIAQLKTHYYGGVRKHQWLSRPLAIHGVVVLADGTTLPISIGSSKEDPVFVISDLEPHLSYKVQNDKKVTEFYPGEKLNLVAGIIPDADEEAKNRVKLAVLDILHERYGMTEEDFVSAELEVVPACMVRDVGFDRAILGGYGHDDRVCAFTSVRALLEAESLERGGVAFAVDKEEVGSIGATGAGSAFILNTLAEILALEGETGDLALRRAAENTSVISADVGAALHPDWQEVQEKQNAARMGHGLALTKYTGSRGKAGANDANAEFVGRIRRLFNEAGVPWHVAELGKVDEGGGGTVARFLAAHGMDVVDAGPPILGMHSPMELVAKCDIYSAYLGYRAFFERFN, encoded by the coding sequence GTGACCGAGAAAGAAACCTACGAGCTGCCCCGCAAGTCCTGCTTCGACACCCAGGACGCGGCCTGGCACGCCGAGTCCTTCGCCTTCGCCGACCGCTACCGCAGCTTCCTGAACATCTCCAAGACCGAGCGTGAGTGCGTGGCCAGCTTCGCCAAGATGGCGGCGGAGCACGGCTTCGTCGAGCACGTCCCCGGCGAGTCGAAGAAGGGCGCCCCGGGCTACCTCTTCGTCTGGAAGGAGAAGGCGGTCGCCCTCTACCGGTCCGGCAAGCTCCCCGCCGCGCGGGGCCTGAACATCGTCATCGCCCATACCGACAGCCCCCGCCTGGACCTCAAGGTGAGCCCCCTCATCGAGGAGGCGGACATCGCCCAGCTCAAGACCCACTATTACGGCGGCGTCCGCAAGCACCAGTGGCTGTCGCGGCCCCTGGCGATTCACGGCGTGGTCGTCCTCGCCGACGGCACGACCCTCCCGATCTCCATCGGCTCGTCGAAGGAGGACCCCGTCTTCGTCATCAGCGACCTGGAGCCCCATTTGTCGTACAAGGTCCAGAACGACAAAAAGGTCACCGAGTTCTACCCCGGGGAGAAGCTGAACCTGGTGGCCGGAATCATCCCCGACGCCGACGAGGAGGCGAAGAACCGGGTCAAGCTGGCCGTGCTGGACATCCTTCACGAACGGTACGGGATGACCGAGGAGGACTTCGTCAGCGCCGAGCTCGAGGTGGTGCCGGCCTGCATGGTGCGCGACGTGGGCTTCGACCGGGCGATTCTGGGCGGTTACGGCCACGACGACCGGGTTTGTGCCTTCACCTCCGTCCGGGCCCTGCTGGAGGCCGAGAGCCTCGAGCGGGGCGGGGTGGCCTTCGCCGTGGACAAGGAGGAGGTAGGAAGCATAGGCGCCACCGGGGCGGGGTCGGCCTTCATCCTCAATACCCTGGCCGAAATCCTGGCCCTGGAGGGCGAGACGGGCGATCTGGCGCTCCGTCGCGCCGCGGAAAACACCAGCGTCATCTCCGCCGACGTCGGCGCCGCGCTGCACCCCGACTGGCAAGAGGTTCAGGAGAAGCAGAACGCCGCCCGCATGGGTCACGGCCTCGCCCTGACCAAGTACACCGGCTCCCGGGGCAAGGCGGGCGCCAACGACGCCAACGCCGAGTTCGTGGGCCGGATACGCCGCCTGTTCAACGAGGCCGGGGTCCCCTGGCACGTCGCCGAGCTGGGCAAGGTGGACGAAGGCGGGGGCGGGACCGTGGCCCGGTTCCTCGCCGCCCACGGGATGGACGTGGTGGACGCCGGACCGCCGATCCTCGGGATGCACTCACCCATGGAACTGGTGGCCAAGTGCGATATCTACTCCGCCTATCTCGGCTACCGCGCCTTCTTCGAGCGGTTCAACTAG
- the tpiA gene encoding triose-phosphate isomerase, with protein sequence MKNLVAGNWKMHLSPGEVAGYAGRLVPRTADLAGTVDLLVCPSYPALPAAVAAFRGTHVAVGAQNMHQELSGAFTGEVSGAMLVDLGVGWVILGHSERRHVYGETDALVLAKLERAHELGLRPIVCVGELLEERDRGETEAVLRRQFSQSLAGAGPELAGKTALAYEPVWAIGTGRTATPETAQEAHQFLRGLLKETLGTAAEGVRILYGGSVKPENARELMAQTDVNGALVGGASLDPEAFAAIARAGA encoded by the coding sequence GTGAAAAACCTCGTCGCCGGGAACTGGAAAATGCACCTCTCGCCGGGGGAGGTTGCCGGGTACGCCGGGCGGTTGGTGCCCCGAACGGCGGACCTGGCCGGGACGGTGGACCTCCTCGTCTGCCCGAGCTACCCCGCGCTGCCCGCGGCGGTGGCGGCCTTCAGGGGCACGCACGTTGCGGTGGGCGCGCAGAACATGCACCAGGAGTTATCCGGGGCCTTCACCGGCGAGGTATCGGGTGCTATGCTCGTTGACCTCGGCGTCGGGTGGGTGATTCTGGGCCATTCGGAGCGCCGGCACGTCTACGGCGAGACCGACGCCCTGGTCCTGGCAAAGCTCGAGCGGGCCCACGAGCTGGGCCTGCGACCGATAGTCTGCGTGGGCGAGCTCCTGGAGGAGCGCGACCGGGGTGAGACCGAGGCGGTGCTGCGGAGGCAGTTTTCCCAAAGCCTGGCCGGGGCGGGACCGGAGCTCGCGGGGAAAACCGCCCTAGCCTACGAGCCGGTTTGGGCCATCGGTACGGGCCGGACCGCCACACCGGAGACGGCCCAGGAGGCCCACCAATTTTTGAGGGGGCTGCTCAAAGAAACGCTCGGCACAGCCGCGGAAGGGGTGAGAATCCTCTACGGCGGATCGGTGAAACCGGAGAACGCCCGTGAGCTCATGGCGCAGACCGACGTGAACGGTGCACTGGTGGGCGGGGCGAGTCTGGACCCGGAGGCCTTCGCCGCCATCGCCCGCGCCGGCGCGTAG
- a CDS encoding DNRLRE domain-containing protein — protein sequence MQAWGLVEFDLSDILAEEITIELATLEVYEGQVGTYGAAINCQRIKYAWEEASVIWGNRPQLGARVWDSVVGDGVPGWWVFDITEQVQLWADGEQENCGVALVHSPGCTFPIVYSSDYTTDPDLRPKLCVDYSPRTEVVEASWGQIKANF from the coding sequence GTGCAGGCCTGGGGCTTGGTCGAGTTCGACCTGAGCGATATCCTGGCCGAAGAGATAACCATCGAGCTGGCGACCCTCGAGGTTTACGAGGGTCAGGTGGGCACCTACGGCGCCGCAATCAATTGCCAGCGCATCAAGTACGCCTGGGAAGAGGCGAGCGTCATCTGGGGGAACCGTCCCCAGCTCGGGGCGAGGGTGTGGGACTCCGTCGTCGGCGACGGCGTGCCCGGCTGGTGGGTGTTCGACATCACCGAGCAGGTCCAGCTATGGGCGGACGGCGAACAGGAGAACTGCGGGGTGGCCCTGGTTCACTCACCCGGCTGCACGTTCCCCATCGTGTACTCCTCGGATTACACCACCGATCCCGATCTGCGGCCAAAACTGTGCGTAGATTACTCCCCCCGCACCGAGGTGGTGGAGGCCTCCTGGGGCCAGATCAAGGCCAACTTCTAA
- a CDS encoding DNRLRE domain-containing protein — protein MVEFDLNPIMSWSISVDSATLEVYEDLISDVGVAFGAYRILADWDEATVIWNSRPAWGSSAYGYITTDYSTGWWSFDVTSLVNDWLDGVFPNYGVSITHPGGGCSPPRVCASEYSQVDPLLCPKLTIMYTETAVEDASWGQIKANF, from the coding sequence TTGGTCGAGTTCGACCTGAACCCAATCATGAGCTGGTCCATCAGCGTTGACAGCGCCACTCTCGAGGTTTACGAAGACTTGATAAGTGACGTCGGGGTGGCCTTCGGCGCCTACCGCATCCTCGCAGACTGGGACGAGGCCACGGTCATCTGGAACAGCCGACCGGCCTGGGGGAGCAGCGCCTACGGTTACATCACCACCGACTACTCCACCGGTTGGTGGTCGTTTGACGTCACCTCTCTGGTGAATGACTGGCTGGATGGCGTCTTTCCAAACTACGGCGTCTCCATCACCCACCCCGGCGGCGGGTGCTCGCCCCCGCGGGTGTGCGCTTCCGAGTATTCCCAGGTGGACCCGTTGCTCTGCCCCAAGCTGACCATTATGTATACCGAGACCGCCGTCGAGGACGCCTCCTGGGGCCAGATCAAGGCCAACTTCTAG